The following are encoded together in the Oncorhynchus gorbuscha isolate QuinsamMale2020 ecotype Even-year linkage group LG03, OgorEven_v1.0, whole genome shotgun sequence genome:
- the LOC124031231 gene encoding class E basic helix-loop-helix protein 40-like: protein MEMERIQRAQPPPKYQQAELSDMQGMDFPIYVYKSRRGMKRAEECKENYKLPHRLIEKKRRDRINECIAQLKDLLPEHLKLTTLGHLEKAVVLELTLKHVKALTTLLENQQQKILALQNGMQIEQSSPSQENSEGMFRSGFHVCAQEVLQYLANQEGDGDLTPSHMINHLHKVATEILQGPPHSPWPEKTPSYHHHQALREKPVGQPPKPSEGHRKNCVPVIQRAYAQVGGEQSGSDTDTDSGYGGEQGEHLALRAGYCGQERQLKRALGEKTTSLGVKQEDEPRHKHARVESSDDEFLSGGESSSSSSSSSSGHGSYMSAYSPHQAQPHPLCMPFYLIPPSAAAYLPMLEKCWYSGAMPMIYPGLGGSAQGMPSDTHAQTSLITISPRGHSPSPPTVAQSPMDSPALLQALKPINLETKD from the exons ATGGAAATGGAAAGGATTCAAAGGGCGCAACCCCCTCCCAAGTACCAGCAGGCTGAGCTGTCTGACATGCAAGG GATGGATTTCCCTATATATGTATACAAATCCCGTCGGGGAATGAAACGAGCAGAGGAATGCAAG GAAAACTACAAACTACCTCATCGACTTATTGAGAAGAAAAGGCGAGACAGGATAAACGAGTGCATCGCTCAGTTGAAAGATTTATTGCCTGAGCACCTGAAACTTACA ACTCTTGGCCATCTGGAGAAGGCTGTGGTTTTGGAACTCACGCTCAAGCATGTGAAAGCCCTCACCACTCTACTGGAAAACCAGCAGCAGAAAATCCTCGCTCTGCAGAATGGCATGCAAATCG AGCAGTCCTCTCCCAGCCAGGAGAACAGCGAGGGGATGTTCCGCTCAGGCTTCCACGTCTGTGCTCAGGAGGTTTTACAGTACCTGGCCAACCAGGAGGGTGACGGAGACCTCACACCCTCCCACATGATCAACCACCTGCACAAGGTGGCCACTGAGATCCTCCAGGGCCCTCCCCACAGCCCCTGGCCCGAAAAGACCCccagctaccaccaccaccaggcccTGAGGGAGAAGCCTGTAGGCCAGCCCCCCAAGCCCAGCGAGGGCCACAGGAAGAACTGTGTGCCCGTCATACAGCGGGCGTATGCCCAGGTTGGCGGTGAGCAAAGTGGCAgtgatacagacacagacagcggCTACGGTGGCGAGCAGGGTGAGCATCTGGCGTTGCGTGCAGGGTACTGTGGCCAAGAGAGACAGCTGAAGAGAGCCCTGGGCGAAAAGACGACATCATTGGGCGTCAAGCAGGAAGATGAACCTCGCCACAAACATGCCCGGGTGGAGTCATCCGATGACGAGTTTCTCTCAGGTGGAGAGTCATCctcatcctcttcatcctcctccagcGGTCACGGCAGCTACATGAGCGCCTACTCCCCCCACCAGGCCCAACCTCATCCTCTCTGCATGCCCTTCTACCTCATCCCCCCTTCTGCTGCCGCTTATCTGCCCATGCTGGAGAAGTGCTGGTACTCTGGGGCCATGCCCATGATCTACCCTGGCCTGGGGGGCTCCGCACAGGGCATGCCTAGTGACACGCATGCCCAAACTTCCCTGATTACGATATCCCCCAGGGggcactctccctctccccccaccgtGGCCCAGAGCCCCATGGACTCACCAGCCCTCCTCCAAGCGTTAAAGCCCATTAACCTGGAAACCAAAGACTGA